The Neptunomonas concharum genomic interval AGTGCCTGTTGTTAGTTGATGTACCAGATGTTGTGTCATATTTGCGACTGTAGCACTAGGCACTTCCCGCTGCCCTCAGGGCGATCATGGCTATTTCATCACCTACCAATTCCAAATAAAGAGCGCAAACATTATAACTTTACGATGGAATCGTTATGCAGCAAGATTTGACGGTCACAAAGCGTGATGGACGCCGAGAAAAAATTGATCTCGAAAAAATTCATCGAGTAGTTATTTGGGCTGCTAATGGCCTGGATCAGGTTTCCCCCTCAGAAGTAGAGCTTAAAGCGCACATCCAGTTTTTTGATGGTATCAAAACCTCTGAGATTCACGAGACACTCATTAAATCTGCAGCGGATTTGATTTCCGAGTCTGCACCGGATTATCAGTACTTATCTGCACGTTTAGCTATTTTTCATCTACGTAAGCGCGCTTTTGGTAGTTTTGATCCTCCTCATCTATTTGACCATGTTGCGGGTATGGTAGAAGCAGGCCGTTACGATAAGCATTTAATTGAAGACTACAGTCGAGAAGAGTTTGATGCACTGAATGAGCATTTAGATCATAGCCGTGATATGAACTTCAGTTATGCTGCAGTGAAACAGCTTGAAGGCAAGTATCTTGTTCAGAACCGCGTAACCGGGGATATCTACGAGAGCCCACAACTGTTGTATATGCTTGTGTCGGCGTGTCTTTTTGCGTCTTATCCTAAAGAGACGCGATTAGATTATGTAAAGCGTTTCTACGATGCTATTTCACTATTTAAGCTATCATTGCCTACGCCTATCATGGCAGGTGTTAGAACGCCAACCCGACAGTTCAGTTCGTGTGTTCTTGTGGAGTGTGGTGATAGCCTGGATTCCATCAATGCGACAGCTGGCGCTATCGTTAAATATGTTTCACAACGGGCTGGTATTGGCATAAATGCTGGGCGTATTCGCGCCATTGGTAGCCCTATACGTAATGGTGAAGCGTTTCATACAGGGTGTATCCCATTTTATAAGCACTTCCAAACGGCGGTTAAGTCTTGCTCGCAAGGTGGTGTGCGTGGTGGTGCTGCGACACTGTTTTATCCGTTATGGCATTTGGAAGTTGAATCTCTTCTGGTTTTGAAAAATAACCGAGGAGTGGAAGAGAACCGTGTGCGCCACTTAGATTATGGTGTGCAATTGAACAAGCTCATGTATCAACGCCTGATTAAAGGTGGGGATATTACACTCTTCAGTCCTCATGAAGTGCCTGGCTTATATGATGCCTTTTTCGCGGACCAGGATGAGTTTGAGCGTCTTTATCTTCAATATGAGCAAGATGAGTCGATTCGTAAGCGCCGTATCAAGGCTGTTGAACTGTTTGGTTTATTGGCATCAGAGCGTGCCTCTACGGGCCGTATCTATATTCAAAACGTGGATCACTGTAATACACATAGCCCGTTTGATCCTGCTGTTGCCCCTGTTAAACAGTCTAACCTGTGTCTTGAAATCGCACTACCAACCAAGCCTCTAAACGATATTAATGATCCAGAAGGTGAAATAGCGCTCTGTACGCTATCCGCTTTCAACTTAGGTGCGATTGAGGAATTGGATGAGCTAGAAACTTTGGCTGATTTGATCGTTCGTGCCCTTGATAACCTGTTGGATTATCAGGACTACCCTATTTTAGCGGCGCGCAAAGCAACAGAATATCGTCGTACGCTAGGCGTTGGTGTAACTAACTTTGCTTATTATTTGGCTAAAAATGGTGTTCGCTATTCTGATGGTTCTGCTAATGGTTTAGTGCATAAAACCTTTGAAGCGGTTCAGTATTACTTGCTCAAAGCGTCAAACCAGCTGGCTAAAGAGAAGGGCCCTTGCGAGAAGTTTAATGAAACCATGTACGCCAAAGGGGTTCTCCCAATCGATACCTACAAGCGGGAAATTGATGAGTATTGCGAGGAGCCATTACATTATTTTTGGGAGACGCTGCGTGAAGACATCCGTGAATTCGGACTACGCAATAGTACACTAACAGCCTTGATGCCTTGCGAAACCTCGTCGCAGATCACGAACTCTACCAATGGCATTGAGCCTCCACGAGGCTTTGTCTCTGTTAAGGCCAGTAAAGATGGCATTATGAAGCAAGTGGTGCCTGAATATACCCGTCTAAAAGATGAGTATGAGTTATTGTGGAGTATCCCGAATAACGAGGGGTATTTGCAGTTAACCGGTATCATGCAAAAGTTTGTGGATCAGTCAATCTCAGCGAATACCAATTATGATCCGACAAACTACCCCGGTGAAAAGGTTCCTATGAAGCAGCTGCTTAAGGATCTTCTGACCGCCTATAAATATGGTGTTAAAACGCTTTACTACCATAACACGCGTGATGGTGCTAAAGATCAGCAGGATGACAACGGCTGCGAGAGCGGTGCCTGTAAGCTTTAGTCAATTATCGACTGCAGGTGCGCTTAGCGTACCTGTGTAACACTTTGTTATTCACCTTGTAGTGCTCAGAATTTATGTCTTATTCAACGTTCAGTACTTCTAATCATGATGCAACCCTTGAGCCGATGTTTTTCGGAAAAAGTGTTAACGTAGCTCGCTATGATAGGCAAAAATATCCTATTTTTGAGAAATTGATTGAGAAACAACTTTCTTTTTTCTGGCGTCCTGAAGAAGTTGATTTGTCCACTGATCGTAAAGACTTTATGAATATGCCTGAGCATGAGCAGCATATTTTTCTGAGTAACTTAAAATATCAGACCTTGCTGGATTCTGTACAGGGGCGCTCTCCGAACGTTGCCTTCTTGCCGATTGTTTCATTACCTGAGTTGGAAACGTGGTTTGAGACATGGGCATTTAGCGAAACGATCCATAGCCGCTCTTATACTCATATTATTCGCAATATCATCACTGAACCTTCAGACGTTTTTGATCAAATTGTAACCAATGAAGAGATCGTGAAGCGTGCTGAAGCGGTGACACGGCTTTATGATGAACTGATAGAGCTTGTCAGTATTTATTCAGTACATGGTAAAGGTTCGCATACGATTGCGGGTAAAACATTTGATGTATCGATGCGTAATCTCAAGAAAAAGCTCTACTTAACGTTGGTTTCGGTCAATGTGTTAGAGGCTATCCGCTTTTATGTGAGTTTTGCTTGCTCCTTTGCATTTGCTGAGCGAGCAATCATGGAAGGTAATGCAAAGATTATTAAATTGATTGCCCGTGATGAAGCACTTCATCTGACGGGCACTCAACATATGCTAAATATCTTGGCCTCGGGAAGCGATGATCCTGAATTTAAAGAGATTGCCGTTGAGTGTCGTGAAGAGGCTATTCGCATTTTTGCCGAAGCTGCAGAGCAAGAAAAAGAGTGGGCTAGCTACTTATTCCGTGATGGGTCCATGATTGGCTTGAATGCCAAAATTCTCAGTGATTATGTGGAATACATTACGAATGTTAGGATGCGAGCATTAGGATTTGATGAGCTGTTTCCTTCTAAGCAAAATCCACTTCCTTGGATGAATGCTTGGCTAAGTAGCGATAATGTGCAAGTAGCGCCGCAGGAGTCTGAGATAAGCTCTTATCTGGTCGGTCAGATAGATAATCAGGTCGATGAAAGTGATTTTGATGACTTTGATTTGTAAGGGGTGAGTAATGTCGATTCCTCGAATTAAAGTCAATCACTTCCACACTTTTTACTACCAGTATGAACCTACCTTATTGGACGCTCTAGAGGTGCAGGAGATCCCTGCACCCTATAACTGTCGCGGTGGGTATTGTGGTTGCTGCAAAGTTCGTTTAATTGATGGCGAAGTAGAATATGTGCAAGAAAGTCTTTTAGATCTCAATGAAGGAGAAATCCTTACCTGCTGTTGTATTCCAAAAACTCATATCGAAATTGAAATGCCTGAATAAGTAAGTGCCCTTGCTTTCTGAGTTCAGATGTTATTCCGACGTGGATAGCAGTCAGGTTGTTTTATCCACAATTTCTTTCTTTTTTTATTTTCAAGTCTTGAAATCAAAGTTTTTTACTGTCTATTTATAGCGTCATCCACACAGATTTTTTGGTGAAGTTCCACTTAGGCTAAGTCAATACTTTTTCTTTATAAAAAATTATTGAAATATATAACTTATTGAAAAATATGTATTTTTTCTTTGTGGTTGAATTTCGGACAATTTAAGAGCAGTGCAGTGTTTATGCGGTCTGCATGGATCTACTCAAAAGATTTACACATAATTATCCACAGCTTGTGGGGGTAACTTTTAACGCTATTTGGGAGGTGGTTATATGTCGGTTTTTTCCTTGTATTCGCATAGATCTTCGATCATACAGCTACCGCATTTAGGTTTTCGTGCGGTGCAGACATAACGTCCATGCAAAATCATCCAATGATGAGCATCCATTAAAAACTCTTTTGGAATAAACCTTAGTAACTTTTTTTCGACCTCTAGCACGTTTTTTCCAGGTGCTATACGGGTACGGTTGGCAACACGAAAGATATGAGTGTCAACGGCCATAGCAGGCTGCCTGAAGGCAGTATTTAATACGACATTAGCTGTTTTGCGGCCAACACCGGGTAATGCTTCTAATGCTTCTCGGGTATCAGGTACTTGGCTACTGTATTGATCCATGAGAATTTGACACGTTTTGATGATGTTTTCAGCTTTAGCGTTATATAAGCCAATGGTTTTTACATAGCTTTTTAAGCCTTCTAGCCCTAGCTGTAGAATGGTTTCTGGTGTATTCGCGATAGGGTAGAGTTTACGCGTGGCTTTATTAACGCCGACATCAGTCGCTTGGGCGGATAAGATAACGGCTATGAGTAGCTCAAACGGAGAGGTGTACTCAAGTTCTGTGGTGGGAAAAGGGTTTTCTTCCCTCCAGCGGCTGAAAATCTGGTGTCTTATGGTTTTATTCATAGCAAATATAAAGCAGGTTTATTCGTCCATGCTCAGTACAGTGACTCGGTTTCGGCCATTTTGTTTAGACTGGTAGAGTGCTTGGTCAGCCAATTGTATCCACTGCTCATAGGTCTGAAATAAATTACTGATCTCTACCATTCCCATACTCAGAGTGAAAGTAATCGATTCATCTAAATGAGGTATAGCCAGTGAGTCGACCGCATCTCTAAGTCGGTTCACAAGGATATTAGCTTGGGACGCTTTCGTATCGACTAACAATAACGCAAACTCTTCTCCACCATAGCGCCCTACAATATCGGTGTTTCGAGTCGCTTCTTGAAGGCAGGCACTGAGTTGGCGTATGACCTCATCGCCAGCAGGGTGCCCGTAGGTGTCATTAATGCGCTTAAAATGATCAATATCGACCATAATGAGTGTAGATGGGCTTTGTGTTCTGGCAAACCGGTTAAACTCATGTAGCATTTGGCTTTCCCAAAAGCCCCGGTTAAAAAGCCCTGTTAGTGCATCGGTTCTGCTAAGTTTTTCTAGTTGTCCATTGGCTTTTTCTAATGCTCTTCTTCCCATGGCGGCATCGGTTACATCATAGATTAATATGCCTACATGATTCACTTTCCCATCAGGAGAGGAAAGGGGAATAAGGGTGACATTCTGGTACATGTGTGGAGCGTTGCCGGTAATGGGCCGATAGCTCTTAAAATGGAATAAGTAAGGTCGCTGCTCCCAAGTGATGAAGGAACGGTTCTTCAAAGTAAAAACGGATTCAATCTTGCGGCGAAACCATGTGGCAGGAAGTTCGGAAAAGCACTCAAACAGATTTTTCTTATACAAGCGACTATGGAGTCGGCCAGAGTGGTTCTCCATAAAGGTATTCCATAGATAAATATTGTAGTCTTTATCCAGAACGACTAACCCCACATCTAACATTTGCAATAAGCCGAGTTGTAAGTGTAGTTCTTCGATATTAGGTTCTGTTGCAGTCATATTCATCAGAAAAATCGAGCTCGTTCATTAAGGGCGTCTAAAGAGTCTTCGGTGAAAAGCAGTAAGAGGTCGCAGTTGATTTTGTGGTCCTCTATGCGATAGCTGATTTCAATTGACAGTGTTTTATCCCAGCTATTTTCTCCATTATCACCTATTTCGGGTAAGTCACCATGCATACCGATGATGAAAGGAGGGTTTTGGCTAAAACTAATATCCAGTTGATGAGCAAGACTGTTTAAAAAAGCGCCACTTAATACATTGGCTAAGTCGATTAAAATCTCTTTTTCGGCGGCTTCGTCTATCGGGCCTTCATAGTGTAGTAGTTTGGCCATATCTGGAATATTGGACTCTGTAAAGAGCAGCAGCGCTTCACCAGAGATACCTGCGCCTACAAAACCTTGGCTGACCGTTGCGCTACCCTCTCGACCTATATGATTGCGTAATGCCATATCAAGCTCTTGTATGGAAATCACATCGACTCTGGGTATAGGTAAATGTACAAAGACTTTTAATAGACGTGCTAGCCTATCACCTGCACGTCCCATGGCGACATTAGCTATCTCTTGATAGTAAGACTTCAGGTCGATTGCAACTTCGGTGGGGGGAGGTGATGGTGCATCACTGGGGCTTAATTCCGATAGTAATCCATATTGATGTAGTACATCGCTGACAATATCGGGATTAATAGGTTTTTTAATAAAATCTAGCGCACCTAATGCTTTTACTCTGTTTCGGGCGTCAGGTTGTATGTCACCAGAGACAACCAAAACCATAGTAGGCAGGTCATCCCGCTGAATTCTTTCCAGTACACCATAACCATCTAGAATTGGCATATTAAGATCGAGAAAGAGGAGGTCGCCTTTACCTGCACGAATCGCTTCGATAGCCTCAAGGCCTTGCTCAGCAAGCGTAATCTCTACATTCCAGCCCTCTAATGCGCGGGCCATCTGTTTACGTGCGAGAGATGAATCATCGCAGATGATAACAGGAATAGGGTTGTTCAAGACATTCGGCTCTTTTAGGTAGCAGAAAACATCAAACTACCCAAAAAAGCCTATAAAAACAATAGATAAATTAGCTATCAACCTGTAACACGCACACGCTTACTGGAGCTTCCGGGCTCCTGTTGCGGCGCTTGTGACAATGCGCGTTCTTTGAGCCGTTGGTCGATGATATTCTTTAGCGCGATGAGAAGCCCCATGCCAACGAAAGCGCCGGGAGGTAAAATAGCAAACAGAAAGCCTTTGTAGTCATTAAACAGAGTGATCTTCCAGCTTTCTGCCCAGCTTCCAAGAAGTAAGTGCATATCCGCAAATAGAGTGCCAGATCCCAGCGCTTCGCGTAAGGCCCCTAAAAGCACCAAAACGGCGGTAAAGCCTAAGCCCATCATAAAACCATCCAGCAAAGAGGCTGATACAGGATTTTTTGAGGCGAAAGCATCAGCTCTGCCCATGATGACGCAGTTGGTAACAATTAATGGAATAAAGATGCCGAGTATTTGATAAAGCTCATAAGTCATGGCTTGCATCAAAAGCTCGATGGACGTTACGAAGGCGGCGATGATCATAACGAACACGGGTAAGCGTACAGCGTCCGGCACAAAATGTCTGAATAGTGAAACAGTGAGGTTGGAGCCTGTCAAAACGAGAATACTTGCAATACCTAAGCTGAGAGCATTAACGACAGAAGAGGTGACCGCGAGTAACGGACACAAGCCGAGCAGTTGAACGAGAGCCGGATTGTTGTGCCACAGGCCATCTAGGGTGATTTTGCGGTAATCAATACTCATGATGCCTCCGCAGGGTGGGTTTTAATGAGCAAAGTAGACTTGTTTAGTTCAAAAAAGCGGACGGCCCGTGCGACAGCATTAATTACAGCCCGCGGCGTAATGGTTGCGCCGGTAAACTGATCAAAGTCGCCGCCCTCTTTCTTTACGGCCCAAGCGGGATCATTATCATCTTTTAACGACTTGCGATTAAAGCTGAGAATCCAAGGGGATTTTTTTAAATCAATTTTATCCCCAAGACCCGGTGTTTCTTTGTGGGATAATACACGAACGCCCTCAATAATACCTTTTGCGTTAATGCCTACAATCAGCGAAATATCGCCACTATAACCGTCGGGCGCAATTACAGGGATGATAACAGCCGAGACTTGACCTGCTTTGTGTGCTTGATAAATCCTCGCTTGAGAATAGCCGAGTGTTGGGGCGGGTAGCAGCAGCGTGTCATGGAGTAAGTCATTGTCGATGCTTTTGGCCGGAATGATTTCGTGTAATGCTTTCGCTTCTTGCTCACGCTCATTGGTGGCAATTCGCTCTTTGGTCGAGACTTGGGTGATGGCAATCAGGCCAGCCGTCACAATCGCAAAAATAGAGATGCCTAAGGTGTTTTGGCGAATAGATTGGAATAACTCCATTACGCTTTCTCCTTAAGCCCGCGCTTGGGCGAACGGTGTCCATAACTACGTGGTTGTGTGTATTGATCAATAAAAGGGGCGGCTAGGTTCATCAATAGAATGCTAAAAGCTACCGCATCAGGGTAGTTACCCCAGCTTCGAATAATATAAATGAGTACGCCTATACCGACGCCAAACCAGATTTTCCCTTTGTTGCTGGTAGCAGAAGAAACCGGGTCAGTTGCAATAAAGAATGCGCCCAGCATAGTGCCACCAACCGTTAAATGAAAAAATGGGTCTGGGTATTGATCGGGTGCGATCAAATAAAATAGCGTTGCCAAGCCGCCTAAAGAAAGCAGGAATGCTGCAGGCGTATGCCATGTGAAAACTTTCCGATAAAGCAGGAAGATCCCTCCCATAACATAAGCTGCACTAACGGCGTGCCATGCGCCAACATTGGCGAGAACATCAGACGTTCTCCACACCTCTTCAGTCGTGAGGCCCCCACGATGGCGCATTTCATCTAAGGGGGTGGCTGATGTAAACGCATCAGCGCTCGCTTGCCAGCTACCAAATATCAATTGCAACGTGTCTGTAAAACCTAAAACATTCCATCCTTCGCCATGAAGAACAAAGGGGGCCGTCCAGCGTGTCATTTCAACAGGAAAAGAGATCAATACCAGTGCATAAGCGACCATGGCTGGGTTGAAAGGGTTTTGGCCAATGCCGCCATAGAGCTGTTTGGCTATAACGATGGCCACAAAAACAGCGACTAAGGTTAACCACCAAGGTGCAAAAGGGGGGAGTGCAAGGGCGATCAATACGGCGGTTAGTACAGCACTGTAATCACGA includes:
- a CDS encoding response regulator — protein: MNNPIPVIICDDSSLARKQMARALEGWNVEITLAEQGLEAIEAIRAGKGDLLFLDLNMPILDGYGVLERIQRDDLPTMVLVVSGDIQPDARNRVKALGALDFIKKPINPDIVSDVLHQYGLLSELSPSDAPSPPPTEVAIDLKSYYQEIANVAMGRAGDRLARLLKVFVHLPIPRVDVISIQELDMALRNHIGREGSATVSQGFVGAGISGEALLLFTESNIPDMAKLLHYEGPIDEAAEKEILIDLANVLSGAFLNSLAHQLDISFSQNPPFIIGMHGDLPEIGDNGENSWDKTLSIEISYRIEDHKINCDLLLLFTEDSLDALNERARFF
- the yfaE gene encoding class I ribonucleotide reductase maintenance protein YfaE, yielding MSIPRIKVNHFHTFYYQYEPTLLDALEVQEIPAPYNCRGGYCGCCKVRLIDGEVEYVQESLLDLNEGEILTCCCIPKTHIEIEMPE
- the rsxG gene encoding electron transport complex subunit RsxG, encoding MELFQSIRQNTLGISIFAIVTAGLIAITQVSTKERIATNEREQEAKALHEIIPAKSIDNDLLHDTLLLPAPTLGYSQARIYQAHKAGQVSAVIIPVIAPDGYSGDISLIVGINAKGIIEGVRVLSHKETPGLGDKIDLKKSPWILSFNRKSLKDDNDPAWAVKKEGGDFDQFTGATITPRAVINAVARAVRFFELNKSTLLIKTHPAEAS
- the rsxD gene encoding electron transport complex subunit RsxD, whose protein sequence is MALIRISSPHVHKPASTADVMRLVILATLPGVLAMTFFFGWGTLINILWASLLALTFEAICIHARKRPTLFYLRDYSAVLTAVLIALALPPFAPWWLTLVAVFVAIVIAKQLYGGIGQNPFNPAMVAYALVLISFPVEMTRWTAPFVLHGEGWNVLGFTDTLQLIFGSWQASADAFTSATPLDEMRHRGGLTTEEVWRTSDVLANVGAWHAVSAAYVMGGIFLLYRKVFTWHTPAAFLLSLGGLATLFYLIAPDQYPDPFFHLTVGGTMLGAFFIATDPVSSATSNKGKIWFGVGIGVLIYIIRSWGNYPDAVAFSILLMNLAAPFIDQYTQPRSYGHRSPKRGLKEKA
- the nrdB gene encoding class Ia ribonucleoside-diphosphate reductase subunit beta, with amino-acid sequence MSYSTFSTSNHDATLEPMFFGKSVNVARYDRQKYPIFEKLIEKQLSFFWRPEEVDLSTDRKDFMNMPEHEQHIFLSNLKYQTLLDSVQGRSPNVAFLPIVSLPELETWFETWAFSETIHSRSYTHIIRNIITEPSDVFDQIVTNEEIVKRAEAVTRLYDELIELVSIYSVHGKGSHTIAGKTFDVSMRNLKKKLYLTLVSVNVLEAIRFYVSFACSFAFAERAIMEGNAKIIKLIARDEALHLTGTQHMLNILASGSDDPEFKEIAVECREEAIRIFAEAAEQEKEWASYLFRDGSMIGLNAKILSDYVEYITNVRMRALGFDELFPSKQNPLPWMNAWLSSDNVQVAPQESEISSYLVGQIDNQVDESDFDDFDL
- a CDS encoding electron transport complex subunit E, yielding MSIDYRKITLDGLWHNNPALVQLLGLCPLLAVTSSVVNALSLGIASILVLTGSNLTVSLFRHFVPDAVRLPVFVMIIAAFVTSIELLMQAMTYELYQILGIFIPLIVTNCVIMGRADAFASKNPVSASLLDGFMMGLGFTAVLVLLGALREALGSGTLFADMHLLLGSWAESWKITLFNDYKGFLFAILPPGAFVGMGLLIALKNIIDQRLKERALSQAPQQEPGSSSKRVRVTG
- the nth gene encoding endonuclease III, with the translated sequence MNKTIRHQIFSRWREENPFPTTELEYTSPFELLIAVILSAQATDVGVNKATRKLYPIANTPETILQLGLEGLKSYVKTIGLYNAKAENIIKTCQILMDQYSSQVPDTREALEALPGVGRKTANVVLNTAFRQPAMAVDTHIFRVANRTRIAPGKNVLEVEKKLLRFIPKEFLMDAHHWMILHGRYVCTARKPKCGSCMIEDLCEYKEKTDI
- a CDS encoding sensor domain-containing diguanylate cyclase; translated protein: MNMTATEPNIEELHLQLGLLQMLDVGLVVLDKDYNIYLWNTFMENHSGRLHSRLYKKNLFECFSELPATWFRRKIESVFTLKNRSFITWEQRPYLFHFKSYRPITGNAPHMYQNVTLIPLSSPDGKVNHVGILIYDVTDAAMGRRALEKANGQLEKLSRTDALTGLFNRGFWESQMLHEFNRFARTQSPSTLIMVDIDHFKRINDTYGHPAGDEVIRQLSACLQEATRNTDIVGRYGGEEFALLLVDTKASQANILVNRLRDAVDSLAIPHLDESITFTLSMGMVEISNLFQTYEQWIQLADQALYQSKQNGRNRVTVLSMDE
- the nrdA gene encoding class 1a ribonucleoside-diphosphate reductase subunit alpha codes for the protein MQQDLTVTKRDGRREKIDLEKIHRVVIWAANGLDQVSPSEVELKAHIQFFDGIKTSEIHETLIKSAADLISESAPDYQYLSARLAIFHLRKRAFGSFDPPHLFDHVAGMVEAGRYDKHLIEDYSREEFDALNEHLDHSRDMNFSYAAVKQLEGKYLVQNRVTGDIYESPQLLYMLVSACLFASYPKETRLDYVKRFYDAISLFKLSLPTPIMAGVRTPTRQFSSCVLVECGDSLDSINATAGAIVKYVSQRAGIGINAGRIRAIGSPIRNGEAFHTGCIPFYKHFQTAVKSCSQGGVRGGAATLFYPLWHLEVESLLVLKNNRGVEENRVRHLDYGVQLNKLMYQRLIKGGDITLFSPHEVPGLYDAFFADQDEFERLYLQYEQDESIRKRRIKAVELFGLLASERASTGRIYIQNVDHCNTHSPFDPAVAPVKQSNLCLEIALPTKPLNDINDPEGEIALCTLSAFNLGAIEELDELETLADLIVRALDNLLDYQDYPILAARKATEYRRTLGVGVTNFAYYLAKNGVRYSDGSANGLVHKTFEAVQYYLLKASNQLAKEKGPCEKFNETMYAKGVLPIDTYKREIDEYCEEPLHYFWETLREDIREFGLRNSTLTALMPCETSSQITNSTNGIEPPRGFVSVKASKDGIMKQVVPEYTRLKDEYELLWSIPNNEGYLQLTGIMQKFVDQSISANTNYDPTNYPGEKVPMKQLLKDLLTAYKYGVKTLYYHNTRDGAKDQQDDNGCESGACKL